From the Oryza glaberrima chromosome 5, OglaRS2, whole genome shotgun sequence genome, one window contains:
- the LOC127773825 gene encoding GDSL esterase/lipase At1g09390-like isoform X1 — protein sequence MASAMNGCGGGGGGGGVMKRMGLLRVQYYCVMGAVAAAVVLATLRYMPAPATAPPTVAGVDGGGATVRSSAAAVDAAAAAAPGGGGVERGKGKRKHVWSGEEEEVAAEKKAAAGVVVFNFGDSNSDTGGVAAVMGIHIAAPEGRAYFHHPTGRLSDGRVILDFICESLNTHHLSPFMRPLGADYNNGVNFAIAGSTATPGETTFSLDVQLDQFIFFKERCLESIERGEDAPIDSKGFENALYTMDIGHNDLMGVLHLPYDEILQKLPPIVAEIRKAIETLHKNGAKKFWIHGTGALGCLPQKLATRGEIDRDLDEHGCITRINNVAKRFNKLLSETCDDLRLQFASSTIVFVDMFAIKYDLVANHTKHGIEKPLMTCCGHGGPPYNYDPKKSCTANDKDLCKLGEKFISWDGVHFTDAANEIVASKVISGEFSIPRIKLTASVVRPKKAKNSRL from the exons atggcgagcgcgatgaacggctgcggcggcggcggtggcggcggcggggtgatgAAGAGGATGGGACTTCTCCGGGTGCAGTACTACTGCGTGatgggcgccgtcgccgccgccgtcgtgctcgccACGCTCCGCTACATGCCTGCCCCCGCCACCGCGCcccccaccgtcgccggcgtcgacggcggcggcgcaaccgtccgctcctccgccgccgccgtagacgcagccgcggcggctgctcccggcggcggcggggtggagcgGGGCAAGGGCAAGCGGAAGCACGTGTggagcggggaggaggaggaggtggcggcggagaagaaggcggcggccggggtggTGGTGTTCAACTTCGGCGACTCCAACTCCGAcaccggcggcgtggcggcggtgatggGGATCCACATCGCGGCGCCGGAGGGCCGCGCCTACTTCCACCACCCCACCGGCCGACTCTCCGACGGCCGCGTCATCCTCGACTTCATCT GTGAGAGCTTGAACACTCACCACCTCAGCCCGTTCATGAGACCACTGGGAGCGGATTACAACAACGGTGTGAATTTCGCCATCGCCGGCTCGACAGCAACACCGGGAGAAACCACATTTTCGCTCGATGTGCAGCTTGATCAGTTCATATTTTTCAAGGAGAGATGCTTGGAGTCCATCGAAAGAG GTGAGGATGCCCCAATTGATAGCAAAGGGTTTGAAAATGCCCTCTATACCATGGACATAGGGCACAATGATTTAATGGGCGTTTTGCACTTGCCCTATGATGAAATTCTTCAAAAGCTTCCTCCCATAGTTGCTGAAATCAGGAAAGCCATTGAG ACTTTGCATAAGAATGGGGCCAAGAAGTTTTGGATACATGGAACGGGTGCATTGGGTTGCCTGCCTCAGAAGCTTGCTACGAGGGGGGAAATTGATCGTGATCTCGACGAGCATGGCTGCATCACAAGAATCAACAATGTTGCCAAGAGGTTCAACAAGTTGCTGAGCGAAACCTGCGATGATCTGCGCTTGCAATTCGCAAGCTCGACGATCGTCTTCGTGGACATGTTCGCCATCAAGTATGATCTTGTTGCCAACCACACGAAACACG GGATTGAGAAGCCATTGATGACATGTTGTGGACATGGAGGGCCCCCTTACAACTATGATCCGAAGAAAAGCTGCACGGCCAATGACAAGGACCTGTGTAAGCTTGGTGAGAAGTTCATCAGCTGGGATGGGGTCCACTTCACCGATGCTGCAAACGAGATCGTTGCTTCTAAAGTGATAAGTGGCGAATTCTCCATTCCTAGGATCAAGCTGACCGCCAGCGTTGTCAGGCCCAAAAAGGCTAAAAATTCGCGGTTATGA